The following proteins come from a genomic window of Heyndrickxia acidicola:
- a CDS encoding RluA family pseudouridine synthase, which produces MQAVAAFKLSWIIDEEHIHLSIKEFLAIQEISRRALTDIKFSGGAIYINGSEQNVRYRLKEKDVLTVEFPPEIPSRTLLIEDIELTVVYEDEHVLVLDKPAYMPTIPSREHPSGSLANAILGYYQKRQIQAAVHVVTRLDRNTSGLVLIAKHRYMHHLLSKYQQKGWVKRTYEALVEGWMKEAEGTIIAPIGRKDSSIIEREVREDGQYACTHFQVLEQFAGYSHVKIWLETGRTHQIRVHFSHLGHPLLGDDLYGGCMDKFSRQALHCSGLTFNHPLTKQSLSFHSPPPFGKLLKKD; this is translated from the coding sequence ATGCAAGCTGTGGCTGCATTTAAATTGAGCTGGATAATTGATGAAGAGCATATCCATCTGTCCATTAAAGAATTTTTAGCCATTCAGGAAATTTCCCGAAGAGCCTTGACAGATATTAAGTTTAGCGGCGGTGCTATTTATATTAACGGATCAGAGCAGAATGTCCGCTACCGTTTAAAGGAAAAGGATGTTCTAACCGTTGAATTTCCTCCCGAGATCCCAAGCAGGACTTTATTAATTGAAGATATCGAGCTAACGGTCGTGTATGAAGATGAACATGTTTTGGTTCTAGATAAACCAGCGTATATGCCTACAATCCCTTCCAGGGAGCATCCAAGCGGGAGTTTAGCAAATGCCATCTTAGGGTATTACCAAAAACGGCAAATTCAAGCAGCGGTTCATGTAGTGACCAGACTTGACCGTAATACTTCCGGCCTAGTCCTGATTGCTAAGCATCGCTATATGCATCATCTACTCAGCAAATATCAGCAAAAAGGGTGGGTGAAAAGGACCTACGAAGCCTTAGTGGAAGGCTGGATGAAAGAGGCTGAGGGGACCATCATCGCACCCATTGGCAGAAAAGATTCAAGTATTATTGAAAGGGAAGTAAGGGAGGATGGGCAATATGCCTGTACTCACTTTCAGGTGCTGGAACAATTCGCTGGCTACTCCCATGTGAAAATCTGGCTGGAAACAGGCAGGACCCATCAAATTCGCGTCCATTTTTCACATTTAGGCCACCCTTTATTAGGCGATGATCTTTATGGAGGGTGTATGGATAAATTTTCGCGTCAGGCACTCCACTGCAGCGGACTTACATTTAATCACCCATTGACCAAACAAAGTCTGTCATTCCATAGCCCGCCACCATTTGGAAAACTTTTGAAGAAAGACTGA
- a CDS encoding YjcG family protein — protein MKYGVAIFPSKKLQDLANSYRKRYDPHYALIPPHLTLKHSFEASDSEIKDITRTLNLISKKYNPFSIQVTKVKSFQPVNNTIYFKVEPTAELEGLYEDLYTDVPGEKPEYPFVPHITVGQKLSNDEHSDVLGQLDMLGIDHEEVVDRFALLYQLDNGSWTVCETFHLGRD, from the coding sequence ATGAAATATGGTGTTGCAATTTTTCCATCAAAAAAACTCCAAGATCTTGCGAATTCATATCGTAAGCGGTATGATCCCCATTACGCGCTTATTCCACCACATCTTACTTTGAAGCATTCATTCGAAGCATCAGATTCGGAAATTAAGGACATTACACGCACTTTAAACCTTATTTCCAAAAAATACAATCCTTTCAGCATTCAGGTAACAAAAGTTAAATCATTCCAGCCTGTGAATAATACTATTTACTTTAAGGTTGAGCCAACTGCTGAGCTTGAAGGCTTATATGAGGATTTATACACAGATGTACCAGGTGAAAAGCCGGAATATCCATTTGTTCCGCATATTACGGTTGGCCAGAAATTGTCAAATGATGAACATTCCGATGTATTAGGCCAGCTGGATATGCTTGGAATTGACCATGAAGAAGTTGTTGACCGTTTCGCCCTGCTTTATCAGCTGGACAATGGCTCATGGACCGTATGCGAAACATTTCATCTGGGAAGGGACTAA
- the spoVAE gene encoding stage V sporulation protein AE gives MLAMFFWAFIIGGIICVIGQLLFDVAKLTPAHTLSLLVCIGAVLAGFGLYEPLIDFAGAGATIPITSFGNSLVAGAMQEAGKHGIVGVLTGMFEVTSSGISAAIIFGFIGALIFKPKG, from the coding sequence ATGTTAGCGATGTTTTTTTGGGCCTTTATTATTGGCGGCATCATATGTGTCATAGGCCAATTGCTGTTTGATGTGGCCAAATTGACACCTGCCCATACATTGAGCTTGTTAGTTTGCATTGGGGCAGTGCTTGCAGGCTTTGGTTTATACGAACCGCTGATTGATTTTGCAGGTGCTGGAGCTACCATTCCAATTACCAGCTTCGGGAATTCACTTGTGGCAGGAGCCATGCAGGAAGCAGGTAAGCATGGGATTGTAGGCGTTTTGACCGGAATGTTTGAAGTAACCTCATCCGGTATCTCTGCAGCCATTATCTTTGGTTTCATAGGGGCCTTAATATTCAAGCCAAAAGGGTAA
- a CDS encoding monovalent cation:proton antiporter family protein: protein MEKVSILSVVIVILAAFFTPILLHRFKLGVIPVVIGEIIMGLIIGKSGFNLIHKDMWLNTLSTLGFIFLMFLSGLEIDFSAFSGNKKEVILPNGKKEPNRLKVALLIFLGILILSIALSYIFVFADLIRNAFLMTLIISTISLGVVVPTLKDARLTKTGIGQIILLTAVIADLATMILMAVFVSLSGKGGGNTWLLLILFAAGVILYFIARRLKNRPLFQKLSKGTVQIGTRAIFTLIIILVALSESIGAENILGAFLAGTLVSLLSPNQEMVRQLDSFGYGFLIPIFFVMVGVDLNIGKLFGNEKLLVLIPLLLLAFFVSKFFPILILRKWYDAKTVTASSFLLTSTLSLVIAAAKIAEQLGIISSDISGAFILAAVITCIITPIVFRKLLPTEHVQEVKQKVAIVGANQYTLSLTNSMSPSYEPILFHTPVEKVDYQIAEPVFQVEEVENYDPELLKKHSILSDDILVFMTGDEERNTDLAIWAKENGAERVIARAETPKLEKRLREQGVEVFSTLLSTQALLRASIESPSVMKIMTNQESALFEIKMQNRAFEGMTLRKFPFTGDVIFVRIFRGKDSIIPHGDTELHVNDRLIVTGSKEYVTELKRELEFT, encoded by the coding sequence ATGGAGAAGGTATCCATTTTATCTGTTGTAATTGTCATTCTTGCCGCCTTTTTTACCCCTATCCTGCTGCACCGTTTTAAACTGGGAGTGATTCCTGTTGTAATTGGTGAAATTATTATGGGGCTGATTATCGGGAAAAGCGGCTTTAATCTTATTCATAAAGATATGTGGTTAAACACCCTATCCACTCTTGGATTTATATTTTTAATGTTTTTAAGCGGACTGGAAATTGACTTCAGCGCTTTTTCAGGAAATAAAAAAGAGGTAATCCTTCCGAACGGAAAAAAGGAACCAAACCGTTTAAAAGTTGCTCTTCTTATTTTTTTGGGAATCCTAATTCTGTCCATTGCTCTTTCCTATATTTTTGTTTTTGCAGACTTAATTCGAAATGCTTTTTTAATGACTCTAATCATTTCAACCATCTCCCTTGGAGTAGTAGTGCCTACATTAAAGGACGCACGGCTGACAAAAACAGGTATTGGGCAAATCATATTATTGACAGCTGTAATTGCCGACTTGGCTACAATGATTCTTATGGCAGTTTTTGTTTCTTTATCTGGAAAAGGAGGAGGCAATACCTGGCTGTTGCTTATTTTGTTTGCTGCCGGAGTCATCCTCTACTTCATTGCCAGAAGGCTTAAAAACAGACCATTATTTCAAAAACTTTCAAAAGGAACCGTTCAAATTGGAACAAGAGCCATTTTTACGTTAATTATTATTCTAGTTGCCTTATCAGAGTCTATAGGTGCTGAAAATATACTTGGAGCATTTTTGGCGGGGACTCTCGTTTCCCTTCTGTCACCTAATCAGGAAATGGTTCGTCAGCTTGATTCTTTTGGGTATGGGTTTTTAATTCCCATTTTCTTTGTCATGGTGGGGGTAGACCTAAACATTGGCAAACTTTTTGGGAATGAAAAGCTGCTAGTGCTTATCCCGTTGCTTTTATTAGCGTTTTTTGTCTCTAAATTTTTCCCTATTTTAATCCTTAGGAAATGGTATGATGCGAAAACCGTTACAGCTTCTTCCTTTTTATTGACATCGACTCTCTCACTCGTGATTGCAGCGGCGAAAATTGCCGAACAGCTGGGCATTATTTCTTCAGACATAAGCGGAGCGTTTATCTTAGCGGCTGTAATTACCTGTATCATTACCCCTATCGTATTTCGTAAACTGCTTCCAACGGAGCATGTTCAGGAAGTTAAGCAAAAGGTTGCTATCGTTGGAGCGAACCAATATACCTTATCTTTAACCAATTCTATGTCTCCTTCTTATGAACCGATATTGTTTCATACACCTGTGGAGAAAGTCGACTATCAAATTGCAGAGCCTGTTTTTCAAGTAGAGGAAGTTGAAAATTACGATCCAGAACTGCTAAAAAAACACAGCATACTTTCGGATGATATTCTTGTTTTCATGACGGGAGATGAAGAGAGAAATACTGACTTAGCGATTTGGGCCAAGGAAAATGGGGCTGAAAGAGTTATTGCCCGCGCGGAGACTCCAAAGCTTGAAAAAAGGCTTAGGGAGCAAGGGGTAGAGGTCTTTTCCACCCTATTGTCTACACAGGCATTATTAAGAGCGTCAATTGAATCGCCCAGCGTAATGAAGATTATGACCAATCAAGAGTCAGCGCTTTTTGAAATAAAAATGCAAAATCGCGCATTTGAAGGGATGACCTTAAGAAAATTTCCGTTTACAGGCGATGTCATTTTTGTCCGGATATTCAGGGGGAAGGATTCCATTATTCCACATGGGGACACAGAGCTTCATGTAAACGACCGTTTAATTGTGACCGGCTCAAAAGAGTATGTGACAGAATTAAAGAGAGAGCTTGAGTTTACATGA
- a CDS encoding alpha/beta hydrolase, translated as MAGTKGTIKEVMFESRELGETLSILVYLPATFSPLYKYSLLIAQDGKDYFQLGRIARTADELLEKQEIENLIIVGIPYKNVQDRRKKYHPDGEQNAAYIRFLAHELVPYLDKEYPTYHIGMGRALIGDSLAATVSLMTAIKYPNIFGKVILQSPLVNDAVMEAVQSHLNPHLLNVYHIIGTGETEVSTTDGSIQDFLTPNRALHSIFKEKGFPYFYEEFEGNHTWKYWQPDLKRALTHAF; from the coding sequence ATGGCAGGCACGAAGGGAACAATAAAGGAAGTTATGTTTGAGAGCAGAGAATTAGGGGAAACATTAAGTATCTTGGTCTATTTGCCGGCAACCTTTTCTCCTTTATATAAATATTCTTTATTAATTGCACAGGACGGAAAGGATTATTTTCAATTAGGGCGCATTGCCCGTACGGCAGATGAGCTTTTAGAAAAACAGGAAATTGAAAACCTTATCATTGTAGGAATTCCCTATAAAAACGTGCAGGACCGCCGAAAGAAATACCATCCGGATGGCGAGCAAAATGCAGCGTATATTCGTTTTCTTGCGCATGAGCTTGTACCTTATCTGGATAAGGAATATCCTACTTACCATATTGGAATGGGACGGGCCCTTATAGGCGATTCACTTGCAGCGACTGTTTCCTTGATGACAGCAATCAAATATCCGAATATATTTGGGAAAGTGATTCTTCAGTCCCCGCTGGTCAATGATGCGGTTATGGAGGCTGTCCAATCCCACTTAAATCCACATTTACTGAATGTGTATCATATTATCGGAACAGGGGAAACCGAGGTCTCTACGACCGATGGAAGTATTCAGGATTTCCTTACGCCTAACCGGGCATTACATTCTATATTTAAGGAGAAAGGATTCCCTTATTTCTACGAAGAATTTGAAGGCAACCATACGTGGAAATACTGGCAGCCTGATTTAAAAAGAGCTTTAACGCATGCTTTTTAG
- the spoVAC gene encoding stage V sporulation protein AC: MSSKDKNKTPQQLKYDKLQKKHELKRPVLMNCIRAFFIGGAFCLVGQAITYFYIYFFDFTEKTAGNPTVATMVFIAMLLTGFGVYDRIGQFGGAGSAVPVTGFGNAVISAAIEHKTEGLVLGVGGNIFKLAGSVIVFGVFAAFVVALIRTVLKIWGGF, translated from the coding sequence GTGTCCAGTAAAGATAAAAATAAAACACCACAGCAATTGAAATATGACAAGCTCCAAAAAAAGCATGAACTAAAGAGGCCAGTGTTAATGAACTGTATCCGGGCTTTTTTTATAGGCGGTGCCTTTTGCCTGGTAGGACAGGCCATCACTTATTTTTATATTTATTTTTTTGATTTCACAGAGAAAACAGCAGGGAATCCAACTGTCGCGACCATGGTGTTTATTGCCATGCTGCTGACGGGCTTTGGCGTATATGATCGAATTGGACAATTTGGCGGAGCTGGAAGCGCAGTGCCTGTCACAGGGTTTGGAAATGCAGTCATTTCAGCTGCCATCGAACATAAGACAGAGGGGCTTGTGCTTGGGGTAGGAGGAAATATCTTCAAACTGGCGGGCTCTGTCATTGTGTTTGGTGTATTTGCTGCATTTGTAGTCGCCCTGATTCGGACGGTATTAAAGATCTGGGGGGGATTTTAA
- a CDS encoding DUF1360 domain-containing protein yields MVQTWYALFLLSIASFRLTRLIVYDQITSFIRRPFHEEIEETGPDGTVETYIQIKGKGLRHWIGELLSCYWCTGIWCAALLYLLWCLAPRIAEPAVLILAIAGIGSVIETVVRRILD; encoded by the coding sequence TTGGTTCAAACATGGTATGCACTATTTCTTTTGTCCATTGCCTCTTTTCGTTTAACCCGTTTAATTGTTTATGATCAAATTACCTCTTTTATAAGACGTCCATTCCATGAAGAAATTGAAGAAACCGGGCCTGATGGGACTGTGGAGACATATATCCAGATAAAAGGAAAAGGACTTAGACACTGGATTGGTGAGCTTCTGAGCTGTTATTGGTGTACAGGAATCTGGTGTGCTGCTTTATTGTATCTCTTATGGTGTTTGGCTCCCCGGATTGCAGAACCGGCAGTTTTGATCTTAGCCATTGCCGGTATCGGCTCAGTAATTGAAACAGTAGTGCGAAGGATATTGGACTAG
- a CDS encoding sporulation protein, whose translation MKTRLSSILICFLIAIAGAGCNHNQESKMALIKKTQPTPVKLSANSTQNTWSVSDKLRKDILNFDSIYDTAIIEGKKKAIVAYKVRHLHRFQMEKTEKQLTEHLDKNYPGHTFIVSSDYKIFLEVVRLKEKMESGKISKKAAQKRFNQIIALQKETT comes from the coding sequence GTGAAAACAAGACTTTCATCGATTTTGATTTGCTTCTTGATTGCCATAGCTGGAGCGGGATGCAATCATAACCAGGAGAGCAAAATGGCATTAATCAAAAAAACACAGCCAACTCCTGTCAAGCTATCAGCTAACTCCACTCAGAATACCTGGTCGGTCTCCGACAAGCTGAGAAAAGACATACTTAATTTTGACAGCATTTATGATACGGCTATTATTGAAGGGAAAAAAAAGGCGATTGTCGCCTACAAGGTTCGTCATTTACACCGATTTCAAATGGAAAAAACGGAAAAACAACTGACGGAGCATCTGGACAAAAACTATCCAGGCCATACCTTTATTGTTTCAAGTGATTATAAAATATTCTTAGAGGTTGTCCGGCTGAAGGAAAAAATGGAATCAGGCAAAATATCCAAAAAAGCAGCGCAAAAACGTTTTAATCAGATTATTGCCCTGCAGAAGGAAACTACGTAG
- a CDS encoding stage VI sporulation protein F — MDNPLFKNIEKKTGVNMKDILELANSLQNANFKDEKTVRGIIKRVSQIANRPVPKELEDKLVQSITQDGKKLDFGTISKMMNNTNNNGK, encoded by the coding sequence ATGGATAACCCACTATTTAAGAATATTGAAAAGAAAACCGGCGTCAACATGAAAGATATACTTGAATTAGCGAACTCCTTACAAAATGCCAACTTTAAAGATGAAAAAACAGTTCGGGGAATCATAAAAAGGGTTTCTCAAATTGCAAACAGGCCGGTGCCTAAAGAATTAGAAGATAAATTAGTCCAATCTATAACACAGGATGGCAAAAAATTGGACTTTGGAACAATCTCAAAAATGATGAACAACACCAATAATAACGGAAAATAA
- a CDS encoding YjcZ family sporulation protein codes for MFGYGGYNYGYGGYTPYGGYGGYGYGGYSGGGGSTFVLIVVLFILLIIVGTCWF; via the coding sequence ATGTTCGGATACGGTGGATATAATTATGGCTATGGTGGTTACACCCCTTATGGCGGTTATGGTGGGTACGGTTATGGAGGTTATAGCGGAGGCGGCGGCAGCACTTTCGTTTTAATCGTTGTATTATTTATTTTGCTTATCATTGTCGGAACATGTTGGTTCTAA
- the spoVAD gene encoding stage V sporulation protein AD — protein MLQGSQTWTFNTKPAILSTGVIGGPFEANGNLAGDFDKLYDDLWMGQDTYEKAQRVLIEDAVQVALQKLNIKEEKIQFFLSGDLINQITPSSFAARTTQIPYFGLFSACATSMEGLALAALILDSNGAEKIVTGASSHNAAAEKQFRYPTEYGGQKPPTAQWTVTGAGFAVLGKGEQEKVPHPRVTSATIGKVMDLGISDPFNMGGAMAPAAVDTIERHLQDLNLDPDYYDCIFTGDLATIGRNVALELFQQKGINIQSPKFKDCGLLIYKDKQPVQSGASGPGCSASVLYGHLLNQMKKGALKRILVVATGALLSPLSFQQKETIPCIAHAVSIEYL, from the coding sequence ATGCTGCAGGGATCACAAACATGGACTTTTAACACGAAGCCCGCCATACTCTCCACGGGGGTTATTGGAGGGCCATTCGAAGCAAATGGAAATTTGGCTGGGGATTTTGACAAGCTTTACGATGATTTATGGATGGGGCAGGACACTTATGAAAAGGCCCAGCGTGTGCTGATTGAAGACGCTGTTCAAGTGGCACTTCAAAAGCTGAATATAAAAGAAGAGAAGATACAGTTCTTTTTATCAGGAGATCTTATTAACCAAATTACCCCTTCAAGCTTTGCTGCAAGGACTACGCAAATTCCTTATTTTGGTCTTTTTAGTGCATGCGCAACTTCCATGGAAGGCTTAGCGCTGGCTGCGCTGATTCTTGATTCCAATGGAGCAGAAAAAATTGTCACTGGCGCATCAAGCCATAATGCAGCTGCTGAAAAACAATTTCGATATCCAACTGAGTACGGAGGCCAAAAGCCGCCTACAGCACAGTGGACCGTGACAGGGGCAGGCTTTGCCGTTTTAGGGAAGGGAGAACAAGAAAAGGTGCCCCATCCACGTGTAACCTCTGCAACAATCGGGAAAGTAATGGACCTTGGAATATCTGATCCATTTAATATGGGGGGAGCTATGGCACCCGCAGCAGTTGATACAATTGAGCGGCATTTGCAGGATTTGAATCTCGATCCCGACTATTATGACTGCATTTTTACAGGGGACTTAGCCACCATAGGGAGAAATGTTGCTCTTGAGCTTTTTCAGCAAAAAGGAATTAATATTCAGAGCCCAAAATTTAAAGATTGCGGATTGTTAATTTATAAAGACAAGCAGCCTGTTCAATCGGGTGCAAGCGGCCCTGGCTGTTCAGCCAGTGTTTTATATGGGCATTTACTGAACCAAATGAAGAAAGGCGCATTGAAGCGTATTTTGGTGGTAGCTACAGGAGCTTTGCTTTCCCCGCTTTCATTTCAGCAAAAGGAAACCATCCCGTGTATTGCCCACGCGGTATCCATTGAATATTTATAA
- a CDS encoding GNAT family N-acetyltransferase encodes MNVIKVTNENELMDAYSVRKEVFVVEQKVPLEEEIDQHEEEAAHFVLYDGNIPVGAGRFRIVEGKGKVERICVLSSSRKKGAGQLIMQAIEDYAHSQDIHTLKLNAQTHAIPFYEILGYSVVSDEFLDAGIPHKTMEKSI; translated from the coding sequence TTGAACGTTATCAAAGTCACAAATGAAAATGAATTAATGGATGCATATTCTGTTCGAAAGGAAGTTTTTGTCGTAGAACAGAAGGTGCCTTTAGAAGAAGAAATAGATCAACATGAAGAAGAAGCAGCCCATTTTGTCCTGTATGATGGCAATATTCCAGTTGGTGCAGGCAGATTCCGCATCGTGGAAGGAAAAGGGAAAGTGGAAAGGATTTGTGTCCTTTCTTCCTCCAGGAAAAAGGGTGCCGGCCAATTGATCATGCAGGCGATTGAGGATTATGCTCATAGCCAGGATATCCATACATTGAAATTGAATGCGCAAACACATGCCATTCCTTTTTATGAAATACTGGGGTATTCAGTCGTTTCTGATGAATTCCTCGATGCCGGGATTCCGCATAAAACGATGGAAAAATCGATTTAA
- a CDS encoding CotY/CotZ family spore coat protein — translation MGCHNSNSHVKTNCVCDVVNFINDLQDAVNNDPQCPTNCLNPVLGANTNMMKPNTRPFILFTEDGKPFEAFFKSADCDGSDDSLIDSDYGKGDQICKSKFFRVENVDGCCAVLRVLEPRYVSSTCPQVDSPQNNLRASSSCLTVDLRCFCAIQCLEDIFLPEA, via the coding sequence ATGGGTTGTCATAACAGTAACAGTCACGTTAAAACTAACTGTGTATGCGATGTAGTTAACTTCATTAATGATCTTCAAGATGCTGTCAATAACGATCCCCAATGCCCAACTAACTGCTTAAATCCAGTTCTGGGTGCAAATACAAATATGATGAAACCAAACACACGTCCTTTCATCCTTTTTACTGAGGATGGAAAACCTTTTGAAGCATTTTTCAAATCAGCAGATTGCGATGGATCCGATGATTCCCTCATTGATTCGGATTATGGTAAAGGGGACCAAATTTGCAAATCTAAATTCTTTAGAGTAGAGAATGTAGATGGCTGCTGCGCAGTGCTTCGCGTATTAGAACCAAGATATGTATCCAGCACCTGCCCGCAAGTAGATTCACCTCAAAACAACTTAAGAGCCTCCAGTTCTTGCTTAACGGTTGATTTAAGATGTTTCTGCGCTATCCAATGCCTTGAAGACATCTTTCTTCCAGAAGCTTAA
- the fabI gene encoding enoyl-ACP reductase FabI — MEDLLKLKGKNIVVMGVANERSIAWGAAQSLQKAGANLIYTYRLERSLGKLKQLLEKYEYPADLIVQCDVNDDESIQRAFTEIGEKAGVIHGIVHSVAFANAEDLKGDFIDTSREGYAFAQDTSSYSLVAVSKAAKPYMTEGGSIVTMSYIGAERAVPGYNVMGVAKAALEASVRYLTFDLGKENIRINAISAGPIRTLAAKGVSGFNDILKLIEEKSPLKRNVNQEEVGDMTLVMLSHLSRGVTGEVVYVDSGYNIVG; from the coding sequence ATGGAGGATTTACTAAAATTAAAAGGTAAGAATATTGTCGTGATGGGTGTTGCAAATGAACGGAGCATCGCTTGGGGAGCAGCACAGTCTCTTCAAAAAGCAGGCGCAAACCTGATATATACATACAGATTAGAGCGTTCCCTTGGAAAGCTTAAACAACTGCTGGAAAAATACGAGTATCCTGCGGACTTAATTGTACAATGCGATGTAAACGATGATGAAAGCATCCAAAGAGCTTTTACTGAAATTGGTGAAAAAGCTGGCGTGATCCATGGCATCGTCCACTCCGTTGCCTTTGCAAACGCGGAGGATTTAAAAGGTGATTTCATTGATACTTCAAGAGAAGGCTACGCGTTCGCACAGGATACAAGCTCTTATTCTCTTGTTGCTGTTTCCAAAGCAGCCAAGCCTTACATGACAGAAGGCGGATCCATTGTAACAATGAGTTATATTGGAGCAGAGCGTGCAGTTCCAGGCTATAATGTAATGGGAGTGGCAAAAGCAGCTCTTGAAGCCAGTGTGCGCTATTTAACGTTTGATCTTGGAAAAGAAAATATTCGAATCAATGCCATTTCTGCAGGCCCTATTCGTACACTTGCCGCAAAAGGCGTATCCGGATTCAATGACATCCTGAAATTAATTGAAGAAAAGTCTCCTTTAAAAAGAAACGTCAATCAAGAAGAAGTCGGTGATATGACCCTTGTTATGCTAAGCCATTTATCCCGCGGTGTAACAGGTGAAGTAGTGTATGTGGACTCTGGATATAACATTGTTGGATAA
- a CDS encoding CotO family spore coat protein codes for MSTRKTQFERNTPLLYIAQPVSGYTLVNMQNTFTSSKEHIVPANIPVEKKTFQVEKLDEEHEGQFEDKSIKLHTETHKAEEADVEKPVIELAVKEQKIKTEIHEEDDRVPAFRKPFKLMDNREKVQFLINKPKYIPKVICEILTEDETIIGVINHFREETVLVDPINKNMEPVHIPIGSILEIKMKQEFL; via the coding sequence ATGAGTACAAGGAAAACTCAATTCGAAAGGAATACTCCACTTTTATATATTGCACAGCCTGTCTCAGGGTACACATTAGTGAATATGCAAAACACGTTTACTTCAAGTAAAGAGCATATCGTTCCTGCAAACATTCCTGTAGAAAAGAAAACCTTTCAAGTGGAAAAGCTGGACGAAGAACATGAAGGACAGTTTGAAGACAAATCCATAAAACTGCACACCGAAACCCACAAAGCTGAAGAAGCCGACGTTGAGAAGCCAGTAATTGAACTAGCGGTAAAGGAACAAAAAATAAAAACTGAAATTCATGAAGAGGATGATCGCGTCCCTGCGTTTCGGAAGCCGTTTAAATTAATGGATAATAGAGAGAAAGTTCAGTTTCTAATCAACAAGCCAAAATACATTCCTAAAGTGATCTGTGAAATTTTGACAGAGGATGAGACGATTATCGGTGTGATTAATCACTTTAGAGAGGAAACGGTGCTGGTAGATCCTATTAATAAAAATATGGAGCCAGTTCATATTCCGATTGGAAGTATTCTGGAAATCAAAATGAAGCAAGAATTCCTTTAA
- the prpE gene encoding bis(5'-nucleosyl)-tetraphosphatase PrpE, producing the protein MKIDIVGDIHGCFKEFKQLTCELGYEWKNGLPLHPKKRILGFVGDLTDRGPHSLLVIETVWKLWKKKLGIYVPGNHCNKLYRYFLGNKVKLLHGLETTAAELSVLPPKERNRYKSMFMELYEQSPLYQVLDEKKLVIAHAGIRAEDIGKMSPKVKTFVLYGDITGEKNPDGTPVRRDWAKHYKGDAWIVYGHTPVLEPRFIGKTVNLDTGAVFGGRLTALRYPEMETRSVPSSMPYVPEKFRSFD; encoded by the coding sequence ATGAAAATTGACATTGTCGGCGATATTCATGGCTGCTTTAAAGAATTTAAACAACTGACGTGTGAATTAGGATATGAATGGAAAAATGGTTTGCCCCTTCATCCAAAGAAACGAATTCTTGGTTTTGTTGGAGATTTAACCGACCGCGGGCCTCATTCCTTATTGGTCATTGAGACGGTTTGGAAGCTATGGAAAAAGAAATTGGGGATTTACGTACCGGGAAATCATTGTAATAAGCTATATCGTTACTTCCTCGGGAACAAGGTCAAGCTCCTTCATGGGCTTGAAACTACCGCTGCGGAGCTTTCTGTTCTCCCTCCCAAAGAAAGAAACCGTTATAAGTCCATGTTTATGGAGCTGTATGAGCAATCCCCCCTTTATCAAGTGCTGGATGAAAAAAAGCTGGTCATTGCCCATGCAGGGATTCGAGCAGAGGATATCGGAAAAATGAGCCCAAAAGTCAAAACCTTTGTTTTATATGGAGATATTACAGGTGAAAAAAACCCTGATGGAACACCTGTCAGGCGCGATTGGGCAAAGCATTACAAGGGAGATGCTTGGATAGTATACGGCCATACACCGGTATTAGAACCAAGATTTATAGGCAAGACCGTTAATCTTGATACAGGGGCTGTTTTTGGCGGCAGGCTGACTGCATTGCGGTATCCAGAAATGGAAACCCGTTCGGTCCCATCTTCCATGCCCTATGTACCGGAGAAATTCAGATCATTTGATTAA